A window of the Candidatus Margulisiibacteriota bacterium genome harbors these coding sequences:
- a CDS encoding DUF4276 family protein, producing MKVYIAGEDIVSFEIIRKALAYCSKDVEIISPLPARGGQIKSKIAEFNRLSSAYPVILLTDLDAAQCAPQFVRQLIHNKSKDFIFNVAVDEAEAWLMADRDGFSEYFSIKKEYLPRSFQTKQGGHNFVTEMNIPYKSSMYLTHNLITKSRKSEFIQQLKPKKGAAKGPEYNSCMIPFIQNKWNISCARKNTDSLNRMILRIEELIKSKIVK from the coding sequence ATGAAAGTTTATATTGCTGGAGAGGATATAGTCAGTTTTGAAATTATCAGAAAAGCGCTGGCATATTGTTCTAAAGATGTGGAAATAATATCTCCATTGCCTGCTCGAGGGGGACAGATTAAAAGTAAAATTGCTGAATTTAATAGGTTGTCTTCTGCATATCCGGTTATTCTATTGACAGATTTAGACGCTGCGCAATGTGCTCCTCAATTCGTAAGGCAGTTAATTCATAATAAAAGTAAAGACTTTATTTTCAATGTAGCGGTTGATGAGGCTGAGGCTTGGCTTATGGCAGATCGAGATGGCTTTTCCGAATATTTTTCTATAAAAAAAGAATATTTGCCACGTTCTTTTCAAACCAAGCAAGGCGGACATAATTTTGTAACTGAAATGAACATTCCTTATAAATCAAGCATGTATCTAACGCATAATTTAATAACCAAAAGCAGGAAATCTGAGTTTATACAACAATTAAAGCCAAAAAAAGGAGCAGCCAAGGGGCCAGAGTATAATAGCTGCATGATTCCTTTTATCCAAAATAAATGGAACATTAGTTGTGCGCGTAAAAATACTGACAGCTTGAACCGAATGATTCTGAGGATAGAAGAATTGATAAAGTCAAAGATTGTAAAATAA